A stretch of DNA from bacterium:
CCTCGGCCGCCTTCCGCAGCGCCCCGTCCGGGCCCTCGGGGGCTCCCGGCGCCGGGATCTGCCCGCCGAAATGCCGCTGTACGATGGGCAGCGCCCGGTTGAGGAGATTGCCGAAATCGTTGGCCAGGTCGGCGTTGAACCGGTGGACGAGCGCCTCGTGCGAGTAGTTTCCGTCCTGACCGAACGGCACCTCGCGCAGCAAGGCGTATCGGAACGCGTCGGCCGCGACGTTCCATTCTGCGCCGCTCTCCTCGGCCAGCCGGGTGATCTCCCCGATCGGGTCGATGAAGTTGCCGCGGGTCTTGCTCATCTTCTCGCCCTCGACGGTCCAGAAGCCGTGCGCCCACACCTGCTTGGGGGACGGCAGGCCGACCGCTTCGAGGAAGCACGGCCAGATCACCGCGTGGAACCGGGTGATGTCCCGCCCCACCAGATGATGGACGTGGGGCCAGAACCGTCGGTACCGCGCGGGGTCGTCCAGGTAGCCGATCGTGGTCACGTAGTTGATGAGCGCCTCGACCCAGACATAGATGATCTGCTGCGGGTCGAAGGGCACCGGGATCCCCCACTTCACCGAGAGCCGGCTCACCGCCAGGTCGCGGAGCCCGCCTCGTACGAGGCTCAGCATCTCGTTCCGCTGGGTGTCGGGCTGAATAAACTCCGGCTCTCCCTCAATCTTGCGGAGGATCCAGTCCCGGTACTGACTCAGGCGGAAGAGATAGTTCTCCTCGGCGGTCCATTGGACCGGTCGCTTGTGGATCGGGCACAACTGCCCCTCGAGCAGCTCGTCTTCCGTATAGAAGGCCTCGCACGACGTGCAGTACCAGCCCTCGTAGGTCCCCTTGTAGATGGCGCCTCGATCGTACGCCGTTTGGAACAACTGCTGGGCGACCCGAATGTGGCGGGGCTCGGTCGTCCGGATGAAGTCGTCGTTCGAGATCCCGAGGCGCTTCCACAACGCCTGCCACTGCGGCGCGATCTGGTCGACCCACACCTGGGGCGCCACGCCGGCTTCGCGCGCTCTCCGCTCGATATTTACCCCGTGCTCATCGGTGCCGGTGAGGAAGAACACGTCGGCGCCTGCGAGGCGCTTCCAACGCGCGATGGTATCCGCCGCCAGCGTGGTGTACGTGTGCCCGATGTGCGGCACGTCGTTGACGTAATAGATTGGCGTGGTGACGTAGAACGTCTCCATGGGCTCCTCCCCAAGAAACAGAACGGCCTCTCGTCCTTGGGACGAGAGGCAGCCGCCTTCGTGGTACCACCCAGATGCGCCCGCAGCAAACGCAGGCCTCACCGGTCCAGGCCTCGCAGAGGAGACCCGGAACCTTGGCCCGTTCGCGCCGGCCCGGCGGCGCTGCCTACTGCACCGGCGGCCGCATCGACCGCCCGCGGTTCAGCGCGCAGCTCCGGAGCCATGTTCGGCCCGCCGCCCCCACCGGCTTGCACCCTATCCCGGCTCGCTCACCCGCCTATGCGGGCCCGGGTCGGCGTCGGGCCTACTCCCGCTCCGTCATCGCTTTGTTCCATGCTACGGGGCACGGCGAATCTTGTCAAGGCGAGAGGAGTTCAAACTCCGTGTGCAGAGCCCGCACCGCCGCCGGCACTTGATGCGCGGGAATCACGCACGACACCTTGATCTCCGAGGTCGCGATCAGCTGGATGTTGATGTCCTGCGCCGCGAGCGCCCCAAACATCCGGGCTGCGACCCCGGGGTTGCTGATCATCCCCGCCCCGACGATGCTGACCACGGCGACCTGATCGTCTGACAGGATGTCTCTGATCCCGATCTCCTCAGCCACGCTCCGCGCGGCCTCCACCGCGGCGGCCATGTCGGGTTTGGCGACCGTGAAGGAGATGTCCGCGCGGTCCTTCCGGGGCACGCTCTGGATGATGAGGTTCACGTTGACGTGGCGGTCGGCAATGGCCTGGAAGAGCCGGTGGGCGGCCCCCGGGCGATCGCCGACCCCCGTGGTGGAGATCTTGGCCACGTTCATATCGTGCGTGACGCCGGTCACCACCTTCTGACGTTCCAGCCGGTTGTCCGTCACGACGGTTCCCTCCCGGTCCACAAAGCTGCTGCGCACCTCGAGGCGCACACGATGCTGCATCGCCAGCTCCGCCGCCCGGGTCTGGACCACCAGCGCCCCGGAACTGGCCATCTCGAGCAACTCGTCATACGTGATCTCCTTGAGCTTGCGCGCCTCCGGGACGATCCGTGGGTCGGCGGTAAAGACTCCCTCAACGTCGGTGTAGATCTGGCAGAGCTCCGCGTGGAGCGCCGAGGCCAGCGCCACCGCCGTCGTGTCCGAGCCGCCCCGGCCGAGGGTCGTGATTTCCTCCTCGTCGGTGATGCCCTGGAATCCCGCGACGATGACGACCCGGCCGGCGGCGAGCTCCCGATCGATCCGGCCGCGGTCCACGGTCAGAATGCGGGCCCGGGTGTGGACCCGCTCCGTCCGGATCTGCGCCTGCGCTCCGGTGAGCGAGATCGCCTCGGCGCCTTCGGTGTGGATGGCCATCGCCACGAGCGCGATCGAGACTTGTTCACCGGTGGCGAGCAGCATGTCGAGCTCGCGCGCCGGCGGGTGATCGGTGATCTGCCTGGCCATCCCGATGAGGTCGTCTGTCATGTCTCCCGGTGCGGAGACCACCACGACGACGGCGTGACCGTCCCGGCGGGTCGCGACGATCCGCCGGGCCACGCGCCGGATACGGTCTGCTCCGGCGACCGAGGTCCCGCCGAATTTTTGCACGATCAGGCTCACACGGTCCCCTCGATCACCGTGCCTGCGATGTCGCACTCCACGTGGAGGATCCGGCTCGGGGTTCCCGCGGCCTCGAACGCCCGCGCCATCGCCGGTCCGATTCCCGCGGCCTCGCCGAACGCCAGGACCGCGGGCCCCGAGCCGCTGAGCGCCACGCCGTAGGCTCCGGCGAGGCGTGCCGCCGCGAACACCTCGGTCAGTCCGGGCACGAGCTGCTCTCGATAGGGCTGGTGCAGCCGGTCCTGTGTGGCTTCGTCGAGGAGATCGGGACGGCCTCCGGTGAGCGCCGCCACGAGCAGCGCGGTCCGGGTCACGTTGAAGACGGCATCCGGAAACGGGACGCGGGCGGGAAGCCGGCGCCGCGCCTCTTCCGTGGACACCGGATAGTCCGGGACCGCGAGCACGACCTTGAGCGGCGGCGGGGCCAAGCGCATCCACCGGACCCCCGACGGGGACCGCGTGCAGACGACGAGGCCGCCGAAGAGGGCGGGGGCCACGTTGTCGGGATGCCCCTCCAATTCGGTCGCGAGGTCGAGCAGCGCCTGCTCATCGAGCGGACGGCCGAGCAGCGCGTTCGCCGCCACCGCCCCGCCCACGATCGCCGCCGCGCTGCTGCCCAACCCGCGGGCAAGCGGGATCACGTTGTGCTGGGTCAGCCGGAACGCGCGGGCGGCCGGGGCGATCCCGGCGCGCTCGGCGACCGCCATCGCGGCCTGGTAGGCGAGGTGCGTCGGATCGCGGGGCAGCGTCTTCTCGCCCTCGCCTTCGATGCTGATTTCGGGGGAGGACGCCGGTTCGATCACTAGCGTGTTGTGGAGCCGCAGGGCGAGGCCGAGGGCGTCGAACCCCGGGCCCAGGTTCGCCGAGGTCGCCGGCACGTGCACCGTAATCGCCATCACCGCACCGCGAGCACTTCGTCCACCGCCCGCTCCAACGCCTCGGGTGTCGCGGGCACCGCCTCCGGCCGCCGCTCCGTCCGCAGGACGGACTCGGGATCCTTGAGCCCGTGGCCGGTGAGGACGCAGGCGATGAGCGCCCCCTCGGGCAGCCGCCCCTCGCGGGTCCGCTTGAGGAGGCCGGCGACCGGGGCCGCCGACGACGGCTCGACGAACACGCCTTCCTGGTCGGCCAGGAGGCGGCGGGCGGCGAGGAGTTCCTCGTCCGTCACCGCCTCGAATCCTCCACCGGACTCCCTGGCGGCCGCCACCGCGCTCTCCCAAGAGGCGGGCCGGCCGATCCGGATGGCCGACGCCACCGTTTCCGGCCGTTCCACCGGATGGCCGAGCACCAGTGGCGCGGCGCCTGCGGCTTGAAACCCCCACATCTTCGGCAGGGTCGAGATCCGTCCCGCCGCGTGATACTGGACGAACCCGCGCCAGTACGCCGTGATATTCCCGGCATTGCCGACCGGGATGGCCAGGACATCCGGTGCCCGGCCCAGGGCGTCGCAGACCTCGAACGCCCCGGTCTTCTGCCCCTCGATCCGGAACGGGTTCACCGAGTTCACGAGCGTCAGCCGCAGGCGCGGCGCCGCGTCGCGGACGATGCGCAGGGCTTCGTCGAAGGACCCTTCGACCGGGACCACCCGCGCGCCGTGCGCCATCGCCTGGACGAGTTTACCGACGGCGACCCCGCCGGCGGGCACCACCACGAAGCACGGCACGCCCGCCCGGCTGGCGTAGGCCGCCGCGGCCGCGGCGGTGTTGCCGGTGCTGGCGCAGACCACCGCGCGGCTCCCCTCTTCCAGGGCCTTCGACATCGCCATCGTCATGCCCCGGTCCTTGAACGATCCCGTCGGATTCTGCCCCTCGTACTTGAGATAGAGGTCGATGCCGGGAAGGTGTCGCGCTAGGCGCGGCGCGCGGAGGAGCGGGGTGGCCCCTTCGAGGAGGGTGATCAATGGCGTCTTGGGGGTCACAGGGAGGTACGTCCGGTATTCCTCGATGACCCCGCGCCAACGGCTACTCACCATCGATCACCCGGATTACGTTGCGCACCGCACCGACGACATCCAGCGTCGCCACACGGGCCAGCACGCGCTGCATCCGCTGTTCTTGGGTCGTGTGGGTGACCATCACGATGTCCGCCGTGCGCCCGCGGCTCTTCTGCACGATCGAGGCGATGCTCACGCCTTCTTCCCCAAAGATCGACGCGATGCGGGCGAACACCCCGGGGCGGTCGGTCACCTGCATGAGCAGGTAGAACGGCGAGGACGTGTCGACCATCGGGCGGAGCACATCGCGTCGGAGCGCGCGCATCCCGATCCGGCCGTGCGTGCCGGCCCGGCGGTTCCGCGCCACGTCGATCAAGTCCGCCACCACGGCACTGGCGGTCGGCGCGCCGCCGGCCCCGCGGCCGACGAACATGACCTCGCCGACCGCATCCCCGCGGACGAAGACGGCGTTGAGCTCGTTGCCGATCGCGGCGAGCGGGTGGGTGCGCCGCAGGAACGCCGGATGCACGCGGGCCTCGACCCGGCCGCCGTCTTCCCTCGTGATCGCCAGGAGCTTGACCGCAAACCCCAGTTCCTCTGCGAACTGGAGATCCTGGGCCGAGATTCGCTGAATGCCCTCCCGGTACACGTCGTCGACGTGGACCGCGGTCTCGAACGCGATCGTCGCCAGGATCGCAAGCTTGGCGGCCGCGTCGTCGCCGGCGATGTCCGCCGTCGGATCCGCTTCTGCGAACCCCCGCCGCTGCGCTTCCTCGAGCGCGCGCGTAAACTCCCAGCGCTCCTCGGCCATCTTGGTCAGGATGTAGTTGGTGGTGCCGTTGAGGATGCCGACGATCTCGTGGATGCGATTGGCCGCGAGCGACTCGCGTAGGGGCTGGATCACGGGGAGCCCTCCGCCGACGCTGGCCTCGAGCCGGAGGTCGACCCCCGCGCGCACCGCCTCGGCGAATAGCTCGGGGCCGTGGCGGGCCATCAGCTGCTTGTTGGCGGTCACGACGCTCTTGCCCCTTCGGATGGCCTCCAGGAGCAGCGTGCGGGCCGGTTCGACCCCGCCCATGACCTCGGCGACGACATCGACCCGCTCGTCGATGACGACCGCGTGCGGATCGCCGGTCAGAATCCCCGGGGCGAGGCGGACGTCGCGAGGCTTGGCCGGATCGGCGGCGGCGACCGAGGCGATGCGGAATGAGACCCCCGTCCGCCGGTGGAGCTCTTCGGCGTTCGCTTGGAGCAGGCGGACGACCGCGCTGCCCACCGTGCCGCAGCCCAGGAGCCCGATCCGCAGTTCGTCCGCAACCATGTGCGGCATGGTAGCAGGGCGCCCGGCGAGCGTCAACGCGCGACCCCAACGGCTTCGAGTTCGGCGCGCAGTTGCCGGCGCTGGTCGTCGGGGAGCGGCAGCGCCGGCGACCGGGTGGTCACGCGCGGGATCAGCCCCGCGGCGGCCATCGCTTCCTTCACGATCACAAATGGCGCCGCCTCCAGCGTGAACAAGCGGGCGAACGGCGCGAGGGCGCGCGACCGTTCGGCGGCCGCCTCCACACGCCCGGCGCCCACGTCGGCGTAGATGCCGACAAAGGGCTCCGGGGCAAAGTTGGCCGTTCCCGGCACGGCCCCGTTCCCGCCGAGCAAGAGGGTGTTGAGCAGATGATAGTCCATGCCGGCCAGCACCGTGAAGTCGGGGCGGCCCGGCTTGACGAGCGCAATCGTCTCCTGGATGTGCGCGACGCTGTCGACGGTGTCCTTGAGCCCCGCAATATTCGGATGATCGGCCGCCAACTTCGCGACGAGGCCGGGGGAGATGCTCCGGCCGGTCAAGGCCGGGAAGTTATATATGTAGATGGGGAGCGCGCTCCCCTCGGCCAGGAGCCGGTAGTGTTCGTGGACCGAACGCTCGGAGGGGACCCAATAATATGGAAGGACCGCCACGGTCCCGTCTGCGCCGACTTCCTGGGCGTGGCGGGCGTAGGCGATGGCTTCATCGGTCCAGGTGCTGCTGCACCCGATCAGGACCGGCACGCGCCCCCGGGCCGCCCGGACGGCGAGCGCGGCGAACGCGCGGCGCTCGTCGGAGGAGAGCGACGTGAACTCCCCCGTCGTGCCCAAGGCAAAGATCCCGTGCACGCCGTGGGTGATCAGCCAGTCGATGTGGCGGGCATTGGCTTCGTCATCGACGCGCCCTCGGTCGTCGAACAGCGTGGGGATGGGCACGATGATCCCGGACAGGGGAGCGCGCGTCATTGGTGATCGTCCTCCGGTTCGTTCTCCTTGACGGAAGCCACGTACTCGGCAATCAGCGTCTCCGCTTCTCTCGCGTGTTCATCGGGGACCAAGAGATCGCCCCATTCACCGGGGAGCGAAAACAACTCGCCGGCGATCTGGTTGGGCCTCAACACCACGGGGATCCCAACCTGTTCGAGCAGCTCCTTCAGCATCTGCGCCTCGATTTCGCTTGACGCGACGCGGATGGTCTTCATCCGGCCGCTCCCTCTTTAAGCGCAAGCCACATCCGATACACCACGTTCCGCCGCAACCCCGTGGCCTGCGACGTGCGGCGGACGGCTTCAAACGGCGCGACCCCTTCCTTGAGCGCGGCGCGGAGCATGGCCTTCGCGGTTTCGCCCCCCTGCGGGTCCCCCGTGCCGGCTTCGGCGGGATGCGGGGGCTCCCCCGCCGCTCCCGCGACGACCACCGTCACCTCGCCTCGGGGCCGGTGGTCGGTGAAGTGCCGGATCGCGTCGTCGACGGCGCCCCGAAAGATCTCTTCGTGGATCTTCGTCAGTTCGCGCGCGACCGCGACCTTGCGGTTGCCCCAGACGTCTCTGATCGCTTGAAGCGCCTTGAGCAGCCGGTGGGGCGCTTCATAGATGACGATGGTATGGGGCAACGTCCGATGCGCCTCCAGCTCGCGTTGCCGGTCGCGGGCGGCCGCCGGCAGGAAGCCGAGAAACGTGACCGGAGCGGTCGAAAGACCTGAGGTCACAAGCGCCGTCACGAACGCGCTCGGGCCGGGCAGCGGGACGACGGCGATGCCCGATGCCGCCGCCTGCCGAACGAGTTCGACCCCCGGATCGCTGAGGCCGGGCGTCCCCGCATCAGAGACGAGAGCCACGCAATCTCCGGCCATGAGGCGGTCGATGATCTCAGGCGTCCGTGCCCTCTCGTTGTGCTCGTGGAGACTCACCAGCCGGGCCGGGATGGCATGATGCGAGAGGAGCTTGCGCGTACGTCGGGTGTCCTCGGCGGCGATCAAAGCCACCTGTCGGAGAATGCGAAGCGCCCGGAGCGTGATGTCCTCCAGGTTCCCGATCGGGGTGGCCACAAGATAGAGGGTTCCGGATCCGGTCGCGGTCACACCTTCAATATAGCAGGACGGGCATTGGCCGGGCGGGCGCAGCACACCAATCGTGCTCCCCTTCGATCAACGTTATCCACGCTGTCCACACATTGTCCGAACGCAGATTCCGGATTGTGTTCTTCGTGACACCTGTGATAAGAATAACGATGGAGGCGCGAGCCGACTGGCAAAGTAGCCGACTCAAACGCCACCGCACGTGGACGCCGAGAGCGAGCCAGGCGTACTTCGGGGGTAACTCCGGAGAACAGCGGGTCAGCGGTAGGTGCCGGCGGCGGGGGCCGAAGACGGTGGGACGCCAGTGGGTGAAGCGCCTCCCGTATTTTTTTCTTCGTCAGCGCGAGAGGCGGTCCCGGCCGACCGAGTACGTTCCCCCGCCGGCGATCGCTAAGCTCACACCGACGGTCAACAGCGTCAGCTCGAACGCGTACCCTCCCACGAATCCCTGCCGCCACACGACTTTGGCGATCGCCACGGCCATCTCGATCCCCAGGAGGGTGCCGACCACGCGGGTCCAGAGTCCCATGATCAACAGGATCGCGCCTCCGACTTCGAGCGTGGCCGCGATGCGTGCCAATAGGTCGGGGAATGGCAGGTTCACGCTCATCATCAGCCCAGCCACCCGATCCATCCCGCCGGTCCACTTCGCGTAGCCGTACGCCCCAAAGACTGCGGCCAGGATCAGCCGCAACAGCAGGAGGGCGACATCGATCCTGGCCGCGCGCGTACCAACGCCGGTGCTTGGTTCAGTCATCATCCCCCAGGTCGGGGTTGTTCGCCTCAATCGCCTTGAGCAGTTCGGCCGCCATCTTGCCATCCAACCGCTTGAGGATCTCGTATTCGCGCTTCGCGGCGTCGATGTTGCCCATCGCGAGGTAGGTCCGCGCCATATACTCGTGGGGGTACGAGAAGTCCGGCTTCAGGGTAATGGCCCGCTTGTACGCGTCGAGGGCCTTGTCGAACTGCTTCATCTTGCGGTAGCAGTAGCCCATATTGTTCCACGCCTCGGCAAACCTCGGCTCGATCCGAACCGCCTGGTTGTATGCGGCGATGGCGAGGTCCCAACTCTTCTTCTTCGAGTAGGCCTGCCCCTGATCGAACAGGGTCTTGGCCTGGGGATTCATCTGCGCGGTCTGGCTGGCGGGGGGATCGGAGTCGTGCGCCCATGCGCTCCCCGCTCCTAGGGCGGCGGCCAGAAGGCTGCCCGCCAGGACGTATTTCATCGTTCTCATAAGCCACCTCGCGAGAGTGA
This window harbors:
- a CDS encoding tetratricopeptide repeat protein, which produces MRTMKYVLAGSLLAAALGAGSAWAHDSDPPASQTAQMNPQAKTLFDQGQAYSKKKSWDLAIAAYNQAVRIEPRFAEAWNNMGYCYRKMKQFDKALDAYKRAITLKPDFSYPHEYMARTYLAMGNIDAAKREYEILKRLDGKMAAELLKAIEANNPDLGDDD
- the rsmI gene encoding 16S rRNA (cytidine(1402)-2'-O)-methyltransferase is translated as MLRPPGQCPSCYIEGVTATGSGTLYLVATPIGNLEDITLRALRILRQVALIAAEDTRRTRKLLSHHAIPARLVSLHEHNERARTPEIIDRLMAGDCVALVSDAGTPGLSDPGVELVRQAAASGIAVVPLPGPSAFVTALVTSGLSTAPVTFLGFLPAAARDRQRELEAHRTLPHTIVIYEAPHRLLKALQAIRDVWGNRKVAVARELTKIHEEIFRGAVDDAIRHFTDHRPRGEVTVVVAGAAGEPPHPAEAGTGDPQGGETAKAMLRAALKEGVAPFEAVRRTSQATGLRRNVVYRMWLALKEGAAG
- a CDS encoding DoxX family protein, whose amino-acid sequence is MTEPSTGVGTRAARIDVALLLLRLILAAVFGAYGYAKWTGGMDRVAGLMMSVNLPFPDLLARIAATLEVGGAILLIMGLWTRVVGTLLGIEMAVAIAKVVWRQGFVGGYAFELTLLTVGVSLAIAGGGTYSVGRDRLSR
- the thrC gene encoding threonine synthase, whose translation is MVSSRWRGVIEEYRTYLPVTPKTPLITLLEGATPLLRAPRLARHLPGIDLYLKYEGQNPTGSFKDRGMTMAMSKALEEGSRAVVCASTGNTAAAAAAYASRAGVPCFVVVPAGGVAVGKLVQAMAHGARVVPVEGSFDEALRIVRDAAPRLRLTLVNSVNPFRIEGQKTGAFEVCDALGRAPDVLAIPVGNAGNITAYWRGFVQYHAAGRISTLPKMWGFQAAGAAPLVLGHPVERPETVASAIRIGRPASWESAVAAARESGGGFEAVTDEELLAARRLLADQEGVFVEPSSAAPVAGLLKRTREGRLPEGALIACVLTGHGLKDPESVLRTERRPEAVPATPEALERAVDEVLAVR
- a CDS encoding aspartate kinase, producing the protein MSLIVQKFGGTSVAGADRIRRVARRIVATRRDGHAVVVVVSAPGDMTDDLIGMARQITDHPPARELDMLLATGEQVSIALVAMAIHTEGAEAISLTGAQAQIRTERVHTRARILTVDRGRIDRELAAGRVVIVAGFQGITDEEEITTLGRGGSDTTAVALASALHAELCQIYTDVEGVFTADPRIVPEARKLKEITYDELLEMASSGALVVQTRAAELAMQHRVRLEVRSSFVDREGTVVTDNRLERQKVVTGVTHDMNVAKISTTGVGDRPGAAHRLFQAIADRHVNVNLIIQSVPRKDRADISFTVAKPDMAAAVEAARSVAEEIGIRDILSDDQVAVVSIVGAGMISNPGVAARMFGALAAQDINIQLIATSEIKVSCVIPAHQVPAAVRALHTEFELLSP
- the thrB gene encoding homoserine kinase, with protein sequence MAITVHVPATSANLGPGFDALGLALRLHNTLVIEPASSPEISIEGEGEKTLPRDPTHLAYQAAMAVAERAGIAPAARAFRLTQHNVIPLARGLGSSAAAIVGGAVAANALLGRPLDEQALLDLATELEGHPDNVAPALFGGLVVCTRSPSGVRWMRLAPPPLKVVLAVPDYPVSTEEARRRLPARVPFPDAVFNVTRTALLVAALTGGRPDLLDEATQDRLHQPYREQLVPGLTEVFAAARLAGAYGVALSGSGPAVLAFGEAAGIGPAMARAFEAAGTPSRILHVECDIAGTVIEGTV
- a CDS encoding homoserine dehydrogenase, whose product is MPHMVADELRIGLLGCGTVGSAVVRLLQANAEELHRRTGVSFRIASVAAADPAKPRDVRLAPGILTGDPHAVVIDERVDVVAEVMGGVEPARTLLLEAIRRGKSVVTANKQLMARHGPELFAEAVRAGVDLRLEASVGGGLPVIQPLRESLAANRIHEIVGILNGTTNYILTKMAEERWEFTRALEEAQRRGFAEADPTADIAGDDAAAKLAILATIAFETAVHVDDVYREGIQRISAQDLQFAEELGFAVKLLAITREDGGRVEARVHPAFLRRTHPLAAIGNELNAVFVRGDAVGEVMFVGRGAGGAPTASAVVADLIDVARNRRAGTHGRIGMRALRRDVLRPMVDTSSPFYLLMQVTDRPGVFARIASIFGEEGVSIASIVQKSRGRTADIVMVTHTTQEQRMQRVLARVATLDVVGAVRNVIRVIDGE
- a CDS encoding DUF2007 domain-containing protein codes for the protein MKTIRVASSEIEAQMLKELLEQVGIPVVLRPNQIAGELFSLPGEWGDLLVPDEHAREAETLIAEYVASVKENEPEDDHQ
- a CDS encoding dihydrodipicolinate synthase family protein; translation: MTRAPLSGIIVPIPTLFDDRGRVDDEANARHIDWLITHGVHGIFALGTTGEFTSLSSDERRAFAALAVRAARGRVPVLIGCSSTWTDEAIAYARHAQEVGADGTVAVLPYYWVPSERSVHEHYRLLAEGSALPIYIYNFPALTGRSISPGLVAKLAADHPNIAGLKDTVDSVAHIQETIALVKPGRPDFTVLAGMDYHLLNTLLLGGNGAVPGTANFAPEPFVGIYADVGAGRVEAAAERSRALAPFARLFTLEAAPFVIVKEAMAAAGLIPRVTTRSPALPLPDDQRRQLRAELEAVGVAR
- the metG gene encoding methionine--tRNA ligase — its product is METFYVTTPIYYVNDVPHIGHTYTTLAADTIARWKRLAGADVFFLTGTDEHGVNIERRAREAGVAPQVWVDQIAPQWQALWKRLGISNDDFIRTTEPRHIRVAQQLFQTAYDRGAIYKGTYEGWYCTSCEAFYTEDELLEGQLCPIHKRPVQWTAEENYLFRLSQYRDWILRKIEGEPEFIQPDTQRNEMLSLVRGGLRDLAVSRLSVKWGIPVPFDPQQIIYVWVEALINYVTTIGYLDDPARYRRFWPHVHHLVGRDITRFHAVIWPCFLEAVGLPSPKQVWAHGFWTVEGEKMSKTRGNFIDPIGEITRLAEESGAEWNVAADAFRYALLREVPFGQDGNYSHEALVHRFNADLANDFGNLLNRALPIVQRHFGGQIPAPGAPEGPDGALRKAAEEVPEAAGRRIGTFDFTRGLTEIWRFLGVANKYIDVAAPWAALKAGTTARGGAILYNTLEALRIATILLTPVLPSATQRVWEQLGIAAPLAAQRLADTRWGGLPAGTPIRPGAPLFPRIEKTPALAPAARPPEATEQAALLRRSSRGHTPGRAARTSGPTTSSRGGTEMSEITIEEFNKIDLRIAEVLEAKRVAGADKLLELRIKVGETTRTLVAGIAQQYAPETLIGRKIVVVANLQPRRLRGVESQGMLLAANDGNRAILLAPDQDVPSGVRVS